Proteins from one Setaria italica strain Yugu1 chromosome V, Setaria_italica_v2.0, whole genome shotgun sequence genomic window:
- the LOC101763413 gene encoding uncharacterized protein LOC101763413, with translation MSSDDGQMAGPPPALVVDWADLPTDLLARVCELLSAVPGRICFRAVCHSWKAAADDLQDQRAAPRMPPPWVVIPHGSGCTDAFTLLSVPTMQAFRWTPPGGAGLRCVGASGGWIAGAYIDGDYAIRFSLLNPLTGARVDVPAALGWARVPACYGSQEEEISLCNTVHKVAFSPSPTEHDFAVAVVTRTHRPAGGKAVVFTRAACGGWCALAGLGCLEPGGHYKRRVLDVAYHGGKFYYMTMRGDVWVIDMAAPSPSPAPLATFAAPTMPPGLVYGRKHLAFAGDGALHVVCSLIERCYSTPPAVHMLVQRYDPSCAEQGSSSSPWAQATCLRGYSFLIGDLNQTLSVRVDGDDGAWLRPDSVYFTNIPLCSLFAESTRCSEGGAWVFNLATGDIRRPTTGEGRCRNYEAEGDWGLESNKCVWIMPSMR, from the coding sequence ATGTCGAGCGACGACGGCCAGATGGCCGGTCCTCCGCCGGCGCTCGTCGTCGACTGGGCCGACCTGCCCACTGATCTCCTGGCACGCGTGTGCGAGCTCCTCAGCGCCGTCCCCGGCCGCATATGCTTCCGCGCCGTGTGCCACTCGTGGAAGGCAGCCGCCGACGACCTCCAGGACCAACGCGCGGCGCCGAggatgccgccgccgtgggTGGTCATCCCCCACGGCTCCGGCTGCACCGACGCCTTCACGCTCCTCTCCGTCCCGACCATGCAGGCCTTCCGCTGGACGCCGCCGGGGGGAGCGGGGCTCCGCTGCgtcggcgccagcggcgggtgGATCGCCGGCGCGTACATCGACGGCGACTACGCCATCCGGTTCTCGCTGCTGAACCCGCTCACGGGCGCGCGCGTCGACGTGCCGGCCGCCTTGGGCTGGGCCCGCGTGCCAGCGTGCTACGGTAGCCAGGAGGAGGAGATCTCGCTGTGCAACACTGTCCACAAGGTGGCCTTCTCGCCCAGCCCCACCGAGCACGACTTCGCCGTCGCGGTAGTGACCCGCACCcaccgcccggccggcggcaaAGCCGTAGTGTTCACCAGGGCCGCCTGCGGCGGCTGGTGCGCACTCGCCGGTCTCGGCTGCTTGGAACCCGGCGGCCACTACAAGAGGCGCGTGCTGGACGTCGCGTACCACGGCGGCAAGTTCTACTACATGACCATGCGCGGCGACGTGTGGGTGATCGACATGGCCGCGCCgtccccctcgccggcgccgctcgcCACGTTCGCCGCGCCCACGATGCCTCCCGGCCTCGTCTACGGCCGCAAACACCTCGCCTTCGCCGGGGACGGCGCGCTCCACGTGGTGTGCAGCTTGATCGAGCGGTGCTACTCCACGCCGCCTGCCGTGCACATGCTCGTGCAACGTTACGACCCGAGCTGCGCGGAGCAAGggtcatcgtcgtcgccgtggGCTCAGGCGACCTGCCTGCGCGGCTATTCCTTCCTCATCGGCGACCTAAACCAGACGCTGTCCGTTCGcgtggacggcgacgacggagcATGGCTGAGGCCTGACTCCGTGTACTTCACCAACATCCCGCTCTGCTCTCTTTTCGCAGAATCAACGCGGTGCAGCGAAGGCGGCGCATGGGTATTCAACTTGGCCACCGGCGACATTAGGCGGCCGACGACGGGGGAGGGCAGGTGCAGGAATTACGAGGCGGAGGGGGACTGGGGTTTGGAATCTAACAAGTGCGTTTGGATTATGCCTTCCATGCGATGA